One Spiribacter halobius DNA segment encodes these proteins:
- a CDS encoding EAL domain-containing protein — protein MGCPGCEVVPSLASQSGTLYLAPPLAHTRARLRKALDAAGLLAEESSPAESVLAVPVPAGGLAERLGQLDHMLSGPEQQACASLFLAQGEAFDLGCLARMEPLAVGIGRAQGEWLAEMIRHERFAVHFHPIVHAQQTGVAFAQEALLRGLDAGGELVPPDRLFGAARSANLLFHLDRSARVAAIRAGRQHGLTTPLFINFNPTAIYDPSFCLRTTWDEIRQSGASPDQFVFEVVESDHVNDPDHLLAILERYRENGFRVALDDLGAGYASLTLLQRMAPDFVKIDRGLIAHVDQDPARQSILEHVVAIAGDLGIEVIAEGVEREAETRWLQDVGVDYLQGFYFAQPAPTPLLG, from the coding sequence ATGGGCTGCCCTGGTTGCGAGGTAGTCCCCTCGCTGGCTTCCCAGAGTGGCACCCTTTACCTCGCGCCCCCGCTGGCGCATACCCGGGCCCGACTGCGCAAGGCGCTGGACGCCGCGGGCCTGCTGGCGGAGGAGTCGTCGCCCGCCGAATCGGTGCTCGCGGTGCCGGTACCCGCCGGCGGCCTGGCCGAGCGGCTGGGGCAGCTCGACCACATGCTGTCCGGCCCCGAGCAGCAGGCCTGTGCCAGCCTGTTCCTGGCGCAGGGTGAGGCGTTCGATCTGGGCTGCCTGGCGCGAATGGAGCCGCTCGCCGTCGGCATTGGCCGGGCGCAGGGTGAATGGCTGGCGGAGATGATCCGCCACGAGCGCTTCGCGGTTCACTTCCATCCCATCGTCCACGCCCAGCAGACCGGCGTGGCGTTCGCCCAGGAGGCGCTGCTGCGAGGGCTGGACGCCGGTGGCGAGCTGGTGCCGCCGGACCGGCTGTTCGGTGCCGCCCGCTCCGCCAATCTGCTGTTTCACCTGGACCGCAGTGCGCGGGTGGCTGCCATTCGAGCCGGCCGCCAGCACGGCCTGACCACGCCGCTGTTCATCAACTTCAACCCCACCGCCATCTATGACCCGAGTTTCTGCCTGCGCACCACCTGGGACGAGATCCGGCAGTCCGGGGCCTCACCGGATCAGTTCGTGTTCGAGGTGGTGGAGAGTGATCACGTCAACGACCCCGATCACCTGCTCGCCATCCTCGAGCGCTACCGCGAGAACGGCTTTCGCGTGGCGCTGGACGATCTCGGCGCCGGCTATGCCTCGCTTACGCTGCTGCAACGGATGGCGCCGGATTTCGTGAAGATCGACCGCGGCCTCATCGCCCACGTGGACCAGGATCCGGCCCGCCAGTCGATCCTCGAGCACGTGGTCGCCATCGCCGGCGATCTCGGTATCGAGGTGATTGCCGAAGGCGTCGAGCGCGAGGCGGAAACGCGCTGGCTGCAGGACGTGGGCGTGGACTACCTGCAGGGGTTCTACTTCGCGCAGCCGGCGCCGACCCCGCTGCTTGGCTAG
- a CDS encoding carboxy terminal-processing peptidase, with translation MTRRLCAATLLSLALLAAPWSSAPALEPENRHGGAGQVIAELLSQYHFRDREIDDALSSEVYRAYFEALDPQRFYFLESDVEAFAKYREQLDDKLLQGEVSVAYRIFDRYQQRVEERTRHALDVIESGLDFETDATLNLDRSDADWAQSEAELDRLWEKRVINDALTQVLGGRELDAVRDSLRDRYERLARNVEQYNAEDVFQTFMNAWAGRFDPHTSYMSPRSSENFDINMRLSLEGIGALLRAEGDFVEVVELIPGGPAARSGELKAGDRIVGVGQEGEPMQDVVGWRLADVVDLIRGPKASEVRLEILPAAGGADATPEEIQLTRNTVELEEQAAQAEVIAVEQGDTTRRIGVIEIPAFYADFEAASAGQEDYRSTTRDVRALLEEERFDGIDGLVIDLRGNAGGSLSEAVKLSGLFIEQGPVVQVHRSNGQREVLRDEEAEAPVFGGPLGVLVDNRSASASEIFAAAMQDYERGVVLGDRTFGKGTVQSLIGLDRFGIGEEDNSGRLKLTIAKFYRINGESTQLQGVSPDLPLPSPHADDAVGERAADNALPWDTVRAARYTPLTSLDAVLPELRARHEARVRERPALRSVAAEAERLREEREDSVVSLNLEQRRAEIEAADARRLEAINLRLEAYGREPVESLDAVEEDAIPDVLREEAARVVADLAQLQSLDQQIAQHRGAD, from the coding sequence ATGACACGCCGCCTCTGCGCCGCCACCCTCCTCAGCCTGGCGCTGCTTGCCGCGCCATGGTCCTCCGCGCCCGCGCTCGAGCCGGAGAACCGCCATGGCGGCGCCGGGCAGGTCATTGCCGAGCTGCTATCGCAGTACCACTTCCGGGATCGCGAGATCGACGATGCCCTCTCCAGCGAGGTCTACCGTGCCTACTTCGAGGCGCTGGACCCGCAGCGCTTCTACTTCCTGGAGAGCGACGTCGAGGCCTTCGCCAAGTATCGCGAGCAGCTGGACGACAAGCTTCTGCAGGGCGAGGTGTCGGTGGCCTATCGCATATTCGACCGCTACCAGCAGCGGGTGGAGGAACGCACCCGCCATGCGCTGGACGTGATCGAGAGCGGCCTGGACTTCGAGACCGACGCCACCCTGAACCTGGACCGCAGCGACGCCGACTGGGCGCAGAGCGAGGCCGAGCTGGACCGTCTCTGGGAGAAGCGCGTGATCAACGACGCGCTCACCCAGGTGCTCGGCGGCCGCGAGCTCGACGCGGTGCGTGACTCCCTGCGCGACCGCTACGAGCGCCTGGCGCGCAACGTCGAGCAGTACAACGCCGAGGACGTCTTCCAGACCTTCATGAACGCCTGGGCGGGTCGCTTCGATCCGCATACGAGCTACATGTCTCCGCGCAGCTCGGAGAACTTCGACATCAACATGCGCCTGTCCCTGGAGGGCATCGGCGCGCTGCTGCGGGCCGAGGGGGACTTCGTCGAGGTGGTGGAGCTGATCCCGGGCGGCCCGGCAGCGCGCAGCGGCGAGCTCAAGGCGGGCGACCGCATCGTCGGCGTCGGCCAGGAAGGTGAGCCGATGCAGGATGTGGTCGGCTGGCGGCTCGCCGACGTGGTGGACCTCATCCGCGGCCCGAAGGCCTCCGAGGTGCGTCTGGAGATTCTGCCCGCTGCCGGCGGCGCCGACGCCACACCGGAAGAGATCCAGCTCACGCGCAATACCGTCGAGCTCGAGGAACAGGCCGCCCAGGCCGAGGTGATTGCCGTCGAGCAGGGAGACACCACCCGTCGCATCGGCGTCATCGAGATTCCGGCCTTCTACGCGGATTTCGAGGCCGCCAGTGCCGGCCAGGAAGATTACCGCAGCACCACGCGGGATGTCCGTGCGCTGCTGGAGGAGGAGCGTTTCGACGGCATCGACGGCCTCGTGATCGACCTGCGCGGCAACGCCGGCGGATCGCTCAGCGAGGCGGTGAAGCTCAGTGGGCTGTTCATTGAGCAGGGCCCGGTGGTGCAGGTGCACCGCAGCAATGGCCAGCGTGAGGTCCTTCGGGACGAGGAGGCCGAGGCCCCGGTCTTCGGCGGGCCGCTGGGGGTGCTGGTGGACAACCGCAGTGCCTCGGCCTCGGAGATCTTCGCCGCCGCCATGCAGGACTACGAGCGCGGTGTGGTGCTCGGCGACCGGACCTTCGGCAAGGGAACGGTGCAGAGCCTGATCGGCCTCGACCGCTTCGGCATCGGCGAGGAGGACAACTCCGGGCGGCTCAAGCTCACCATCGCCAAGTTCTATCGCATCAACGGCGAGAGCACGCAGCTTCAGGGCGTCTCCCCGGACCTGCCCCTGCCCTCCCCGCATGCGGATGACGCCGTGGGCGAGCGGGCCGCAGACAATGCCCTGCCCTGGGACACGGTGCGCGCGGCCCGCTACACGCCGCTGACGTCGCTGGACGCCGTACTGCCCGAGCTGCGTGCCCGGCACGAGGCCCGGGTGCGGGAGCGGCCGGCGCTGCGCAGCGTCGCCGCAGAGGCGGAGCGTTTGCGCGAGGAGCGGGAGGATTCCGTCGTGTCGCTCAATCTCGAGCAGCGCCGGGCCGAGATCGAGGCCGCGGACGCCCGGCGCCTGGAGGCCATCAATCTGCGCCTCGAGGCCTACGGCCGGGAGCCTGTCGAGAGCCTGGACGCGGTGGAAGAAGACGCCATCCCCGACGTCCTGCGCGAGGAGGCCGCCCGGGTCGTCGCTGACCTGGCCCAGCTGCAGAGCCTCGACCAGCAGATCGCCCAGCATCGCGGCGCCGACTGA